GCTTTCTGTGCCAGATGATCCCTATCTTCAGATACCTCAGATACAGTTTCAGAAACCCGTAAAAGAAGCTGTCGAAGAACTGAAGAAAGGTCTCAAAGATGTTGAAGCTGTAGTCCTATATGGGAGTGTAGCCCGGGGAGAAGCAGATAGCCGGAGTGACATCGACCTATGGATCCTCGTTACTGAAAACAGAGCTAAAAACCAAAGAAAAGCTAACGAAATAAAATTAGACCTCGAAGAAAAGAGATTCGACGGCGATAGGTATAGCTATGACATCGATGTCGAGTCTATTTCTGCTATACCTAGATACACAGAAGACCTACGACAGATAGTCGTCTCCGGGATCGCAGTCTATCAGACAGAGAAGTTCAAAACTGTCGAAAAGATCCTAATGGAGGATCTGGAGGGAGAAGATGACTGATCCCAGCTCTATCGTGGATGCTATCGACCGTGCAGAAGACGCATTCGAAGAGAGA
This region of Candidatus Afararchaeum irisae genomic DNA includes:
- a CDS encoding nucleotidyltransferase domain-containing protein, with translation MKRVVKEERDRSGISISLPVPSLDSDLFKHKATNNVLLFLSHHRQDEFTISEIASQTGHTQPSVKRSVDVLEKNDLVIDNPQGNRRLIRINRERLSVPDDPYLQIPQIQFQKPVKEAVEELKKGLKDVEAVVLYGSVARGEADSRSDIDLWILVTENRAKNQRKANEIKLDLEEKRFDGDRYSYDIDVESISAIPRYTEDLRQIVVSGIAVYQTEKFKTVEKILMEDLEGEDD